One window from the genome of Dermacentor silvarum isolate Dsil-2018 chromosome 7, BIME_Dsil_1.4, whole genome shotgun sequence encodes:
- the LOC125946905 gene encoding uncharacterized protein LOC125946905, translating into MNSRRKQKNGVSAYESVQDVRKARNARERFRHRTVMRRLDDLVSRVPLKKDVFKTKASQLRRAVEYFHYLEHTIEAICEERDIPLPRDYQMFLANRSCLSGESSERPTTRVQRATASKEVPCTQVKPSCDEALVPDLQFPPDSDVSFEQETHEWEIYGISQEDWMAAGSSQQSTPATPDQAVPTGPKKTFVDVVYDSIASAPLKEAPEYFVISAAGDVTSLGKLP; encoded by the exons ATGAATTCTCGGCGCAAG CAGAAGAACGGCGTAAGCGCTTACGAAAGCGTGCAAGACGTCCGGAAAGCCAGGAACGCACGAGaaag ATTTCGTCACAGAACTGTGATGCGGCGCCTTGATGATCTTGTCTCCCGTGTTCCACTTAAGAAAGATGTCTTCAAAACCAAG GCATCCCAACTCAGGAGGGCAGTCGAGTACTTCCACTACCTGGAACACACTATCGAAGCCATCTGCGAAGAGCGAGACATTCCCTTGCCACGAGACTACCAGATGTtcctggcaaatcgaagttgccTGTCAGGAGAAAGCAGCGAGCGTCCCACAACCCGTGTACAAAGGGCGACTGCTTCTAAA GAGGTGCCCTGCACCCAAGTGAAACCTAGCTGTGACGAAGCGCTTGTCCCGGACCTGCAGTTCCCGCCAGACAGTGACGTCAGCTTTGAGCAAGAGACACACGAGTGGGAAATTTAC GGCATATCGCAGGAGGACTGGATGGCTGCGGGATCGTCACAGCAGAGCACTCCAGCAACCCCTGACCAAGCAGTTCCGACAGGGCCAAAAAAGACCTTCGTGGACGTCGTCTACGACAGCATAGCGTCAGCACCACTGAAGGAAGCGCCTGAATATTTTGTCATCTCTGCCGCTGGCGACGTGACCTCTCTAGGGAAATTGCCGTGA